From one Culex quinquefasciatus strain JHB chromosome 3, VPISU_Cqui_1.0_pri_paternal, whole genome shotgun sequence genomic stretch:
- the LOC6049602 gene encoding esterase E4: MSVTRKGVQLQLVLVVEYIWHQLKQIFLRFWPFLERPIVEVRQGGVQGITAKLPNGRCYHYFKSIPYSKPPVGELRFRPPVPLERFEQPVLNCSYERPDFIHLQAPMDVLIIGTESSLHLSVYTPRLPMEGGSRCPVIVMLPSGGFRACTNSAFSFDPVRIVQQGVVVVTVGYRVGPLGFLCLPDAGISGNAGLKDQRLALKWVHVNIGQFGGDAKNVTLMGLSAGAWSAYLHYLAPNSRKYFHRVILKSGDACTESVFQLDPEEKVRKLARLLGYRGTTDREVFDTLTKAPARLLTKLQMKICSPGEISCPMRYTFRPVIEREHTADSIICQPPEQILKSYDTLRMPIMSNLCNDEGMLGTYLSRNRLHKYNQEQWLVPQFLGHSEEMDRQVIGKEVRQFYFGVKVVDQNCRTALCDFMTDCTFAVTSNLSAEWIARYQPRVEHYHSLFSYDGRLNYVKAIMGVDMRGAGHGDDTYYLFSAPFVKKLPKYSDEYKISEIVVNTVTNFAKFGNPTADKSLLGFRWRPVAPIPRGSPDTTTFDLDCLEVNLSPRMIRNPNQKRKEFWRKLIRENTSLL, from the exons ATGAGTGTAACTCGCAAGGGGGTTCAGCTTCAGCTGGTTTTAGTGGTCGAATACATATGGCATCAGCTCAAACAGATCTTCCTCCGGTTTTGGCCCTTTCTTGAGCGCCCCATCGTGGAAGTACGACAGGGTGGAGTTCAGGGCATAACGGCCAAACTGCCCAATGGCAGGTGTTATCACTACTTCAAGAGCATTCCGTACAGCAAACCTCCGGTCGGGGAGTTGAGATTCCGGCCACCGGTTCCACTGGAGCGATTTGAGCAGCCCGTCCTCAACTGTAGCTACGAAAGACCTGATTTTATACATTTACAAGCTCCGATGGACGTGCTGATCATCGGGACGGAGTCGTCACTTCATTTGAGCGTCTACACTCCGAGATTGCCGATGGAAGGTGGTTCCAGATGTCCCGTCATTGTGATGCTTCCGAGTGGGGGGTTTCGAGCCTGCACCAACAGTGCGTTCAGCTTCGATCCGGTACGCATCGTCCAGCAGGGAGTCGTCGTGGTCACTGTCGGGTATCGTGTTGGCCCGTTGGGATTCCTCTGTCTACCGGATGCTGGTATCAGCGGGAACGCTGGACTCAAAGATCAACGGCTTGCGCTGAAGTGGGTGCATGTGAACATTGGCCAGTTTGGGGGAGATGCAAAGAATGTGACATTAATGGGGCTGAGTGCCGGAGCGTGGTCAGCTTATCTGCACTATCTGGCTCCGAATTCCAG AAAGTACTTCcatcgagtgattttaaaaagtGGAGACGCCTGTACGGAATCGGTATTCCAACTCGATCCGGAAGAAAAGGTTAGAAAGTTGGCGAGGCTTTTGGGCTATCGAGGAACCACAGATCGTGAAGTTTTTG ACACGCTCACGAAGGCCCCAGCGAGACTGTTGACGAAGCTTCAAATGAAGATATGTAGTCCCGGGGAGATCAGCTGTCCGATGAGGTACACCTTCCGGCCGGTCATCGAACGTGAACACACCGCGGACAGCATCATTTGCCAACCGCCGGAGCAGATCCTCAAGTCGTACGACACACTGCGAATGCCGATCATGTCCAACCTGTGCAACGACGAGGGAATGCTGGGGACTTACCTTAGTCGGAATCGACTGCACAAGTACAACCAGGAGCAATGGCTTGTGCCGCAGTTTTTGGGACACTCGGAAGAGATGGATCGTCAAGTTATAGGGAAAGAGGTCAGGCAGTTCTATTTCGGAGTTAAGGTGGTTGACCAGAATTGTCGCACTGCATTGTGCGACTTCATGACGGATTGTACCTTCGCCGTAACATCCAACCTGAGCGCCGAATGGATCGCTCGATATCAACCGAGGGTAGAGCACTACCATAGCCTCTTTTCCTACGACGGCCGTTTGAACTATGTGAAAGCTATCATGGGTGTTGATATGAGGGGAGCTGGTCACGGTGACGATACGTATTATCTGTTCAG TGCCCCTTTCGTCAAAAAGTTGCCCAAATACAGCGACGAGTACAAGATCAGTGAGATTGTAGTGAACACCGTTACCAACTTTGCCAAATTCGGCAATCCAACGGCGGACAAGAGTCTGCTGGGATTCCGATGGAGGCCGGTTGCGCCAATACCGCGAGGATCGCCGGACACGACGACGTTCGACTTGGATTGCCTGGAGGTGAATTTATCCCCTCGGATGATCCGAAATCCAAACCAAAAACGGAAAGAGTTTTGGAGGAAGCTGATTCGAGAGAATACTAGTTTGCTTTGA